The sequence GATAGATGGGCGTTGGCAACAATAGCTGCCTGGGTGCGATCGCGCAGCCCCAGACGATTTAAGATATTGGTCACATGATTTTTCACGGTTCCTTCGGAAATGTAGAGGGTATGGGCAATTTCTCGGTTGCTGGCTCCTACTGCAATTAAACACAAGACCTGCCGCTCTCGGGGGGTTAATTCCATCAAATTTTGGGGCTGACTGGGGCTTGGGGGGGGAATTGCCGGAACCCGAGCCGCCATTTTTTGGAGAATGCCAGGGCCAAATTGGGCATAGCCTTTGTCAATGGCTCGAATTGCCGTCGCTAATTCTTCGGAGGGCGTATCTTTCAGGAGATAACCAACGGCTCCAACTCGGATTGCCGCCGCCACGTACTCATCATCCTCAAAGGTAGTCAACACCAATACTTTGGTCTGGGAAAACCGCTGACAAATCTGTTGGGTAGCGGCAACGCCATCCATGACGGGCATGCGGATATCCATCAACACCACATCCGGTTGCAGTACCGCTACCTGTTGCAGTGCTATCTGACCATTTTCCGCATCCCCGACCACCTCGAGGTCAGGCTCTAACTGTAATAACGCCTTTAAGCCTTGGCGAATAATACTTTGAT comes from Neosynechococcus sphagnicola sy1 and encodes:
- a CDS encoding response regulator transcription factor codes for the protein MIRVLLVDDQSIIRQGLKALLQLEPDLEVVGDAENGQIALQQVAVLQPDVVLMDIRMPVMDGVAATQQICQRFSQTKVLVLTTFEDDEYVAAAIRVGAVGYLLKDTPSEELATAIRAIDKGYAQFGPGILQKMAARVPAIPPPSPSQPQNLMELTPRERQVLCLIAVGASNREIAHTLYISEGTVKNHVTNILNRLGLRDRTQAAIVANAHLSWLQASDAGDSR